A window of Rhodospirillaceae bacterium genomic DNA:
AGAGGCTTGTCGGCAATAGAGTCTCACCTCAAGGGTCGTGAGTTTATGGTCGGAGAGGAGTACACGATCGCGGATATTCACACCTACCCTGTTGCGGCGACGTCGGCCTCTCGGCTCGAAGGTGGATTGAAAAAATACCCTGAGATTGCGCGCTGGATGGAAGCTATCTCGCAGCGTGATGGTGTTGCGCGTGGAATGCGTATTCTGACATGAGTGCCAGGGAGGCTTACCAAAGCGGCTAAGATAAAACGATTTTCCCGCAGGTTTCACAGACATGTCTGCGACGCTTAACTTCTTCCGCAAGAATCTGGTTCACTGATTGATCTGTAAGCATGTATTCGTGCTGGGCCGCTTTAAGGCTGGCAAGTTCGCCGTCATCAAGTTGCCCATCCTGTAGTGCCAAGTCTACTCTGCGGCGATACTCTTCACGCCGGTGATGAAGTTCTTCTGAAAAGCGTGAGGCCAGCATGCCAGCGGGAAGGGCAACCAAGCCGATTCCCAAGATCATGATCACCACGGCGATCACACGGCCTAAAACAGTAACTGGTGTAACGTCTCCATACCCAACGGTGGTGACGGTCACGGAAGCCCACCACATCGCGGACGGGATGCTGCCAAAATCCTTTGGTTGAACATCACGTTCCACCAAGTACATACCGCTCGCGGCGATGACCATGAGAACCAGGACAATGAAAATCGCTCCTAACATGGCCGGACCTTCAGACCTTATAACGCGCCAAAGCACACCGAGTGGCGCGAAGAATCTTGCCAGTTGCAGTAACCGTAGCAGCCTCAGCGCGATCAGACTTTGGGCACTCACGATACCGAAAATGGACAAGTAAAGCGGCGCGATAGCGATCACGTCAATGACTGGTAAAGGTGATAAAACATATCGCAGCCTTGCTTTGAACGGCGTGACGCCAAAGTACTCTGCGCGTTCGACGCTGGCCCAGGCGCGTAAAATCCATTCTGCAGTAAAGAAAACAGCGGAGACGACCTCAATCATCAGGAACCAAAGGTTGTAGGCTTGATTGAGTTCCTTAACCGACGACAGAATGACCGCGACAACATTGATAACAATCATCGCTGTAATGAGTGCTGTAACGG
This region includes:
- a CDS encoding ion transporter → MSNTLRHRIHVLLSNEPPRQTASVAVTALITAMIVINVVAVILSSVKELNQAYNLWFLMIEVVSAVFFTAEWILRAWASVERAEYFGVTPFKARLRYVLSPLPVIDVIAIAPLYLSIFGIVSAQSLIALRLLRLLQLARFFAPLGVLWRVIRSEGPAMLGAIFIVLVLMVIAASGMYLVERDVQPKDFGSIPSAMWWASVTVTTVGYGDVTPVTVLGRVIAVVIMILGIGLVALPAGMLASRFSEELHHRREEYRRRVDLALQDGQLDDGELASLKAAQHEYMLTDQSVNQILAEEVKRRRHVCETCGKIVLS